One Solanum pennellii chromosome 9, SPENNV200 DNA segment encodes these proteins:
- the LOC114078590 gene encoding putative F-box/LRR-repeat protein At3g28410: MGTADMLPICLIRKILCYLSYKEASRMTILSKTWLLAWLDIPNLVFTVSSGKTITTVDHVMERYKNGNIPIKKFELHNSIKSKHIFPLIDRWLDIALQNGVRHVEYIDVEIPTIYPFPIVKFFEANVLRELVLTGCNMMHFNQVVTCHSLRNLSLSLVLFDETILLTILNSCPSIVELIIGYCTWLKNIEIRNLPNIRSLVICNDQPLKIQAPSLERLHYSSSCLNKLNIVEHKNLKTLGISCTKISDVYLNHLISIPYSLEKLILANIAFGRFDTCRSQSLKVLKIHNCKIIGEIDAPNLVSLEYKGNDIPQLKFAQESRKLRRSRMILHPLFDVDASWFCQLRKSLSDSISWSQVTIYFYKCEEINVIDLLLQPRVVIPKVDILDVNFSKPNWEFPTFIDALLWSCHPRKLNLQSTSAIFTCFMNRFTQMKNLRHGRLKEAKAYKFDQKSQSWHAVEHKRGRDLSIRTNSKSKKYLFLLDW, translated from the coding sequence ATGGGGACAGCTGACATGTTGCCTATATGCCTCATTCGCAAAATACTCTGTTATCTTAGTTATAAAGAAGCATCTCGGATGACAATTCTCTCCAAAACATGGCTACTAGCCTGGTTAGATATTCCCAACTTGGTATTTACAGTCTCGTCGGGCAAAACCATAACAACAGTGGATCATGTCATGGAGAGATATAAGAACGGAAATATTCCTATTAAAAAGTTTGAATTACACAACTCTATAAAGTCTAAACATATTTTCCCTCTGATTGATAGGTGGCTCGATATTGCTCTTCAAAATGGTGTAAGACATGTAGAGTACATAGATGTTGAAATTCCAACAATATACCCCTTCCCTATCGTTAAATTCTTTGAAGCAAATGTTTTACGAGAACTGGTCTTGACGGGTTGTAATATGATGCATTTTAATCAAGTGGTGACGTGTCATTCTTTGAGAAATCTTTCTCTATCTCTTGTACTCTTCGACGAGACCATACTTCTGACTATACTCAATAGTTGTCCGTCCATTGTTGAGTTAATCATTGGGTATTGTACTTGGCTGAAAAATATTGAGATCCGAAATCTTCCTAATATCAGGTCTCTTGTCATTTGTAATGATCAGCCCCTTAAAATCCAGGCACCGTCTCTTGAACGCTTGCATTATAGTAGTTCTTGTTTGAATAAATTGAATATTGTTGAACATAAGAATCTGAAAACTTTAGGTATATCATGCACAAAGATATCTGATGTATATCTCAACCACCTTATCTCGATACCTTACAGCCTCGAGAAACTGATACTAGCTAACATAGCTTTTGGAAGATTCGACACTTGCAGGAGTCAATCCCTAAAGGTGTTAAAGATTCATAATTGCAAGATCATAGGAGAAATTGATGCTCCAAATTTGGTTTCGCTCGAGTATAAAGGAAATGATATTCCTCAGCTTAAATTTGCACAAGAATCAAGAAAATTGAGGCGATCACGAATGATTCTTCATCCCTTGTTCGATGTAGATGCATCATGGTTTTGTCAGTTGAGGAAATCCTTATCAGATTCGATCTCGTGGTCTCAAGTTACCATTTACTTTTACAAATGCGAGGAGATAAATGTGATAGATTTGCTACTGCAACCTAGAGTTGTTATCCCCAAAGTGGACATTTTAGATGTGAACTTTTCAAAGCCGAATTGGGAGTTCCCGACATTTATTGATGCCTTGCTGTGGAGTTGTCATCCCAGGAAACTTAACCTGCAATCAACAAGTGCAATTTTTACATGTTTCATGAATCGTTTCACGCAGATGAAGAATTTGCGTCATGGTCGATTAAAAGAAGCAAAAGCCTACAAATTTGATCAGAAAAGTCAGAGTTGGCATGCTGTAGAACATAAAAGAGGAAGAGATCTCTCAATAAGGACCAATAGCAAGTCGaagaaatacttatttttattagattGGTGA
- the LOC107029760 gene encoding putative F-box/LRR-repeat protein At3g28410 produces MAATADIFPESVIHKILCYLSYGEASTMRILSKTWLQAWSTLPKLEFFVEYFEETQIVDAIMETYRENKIPIDKFGFSHSSKLNRRDQVFPLIDKWLDTALQNGVRDIVYVDFLCSVRLYPFPISNVLAANSLRELDLKGCDIVHFSPSTGFANCHSLRKLSLSYIFVSKKLLQTLLNSCPFIESFTLDRCSGLVKIELMNLQKLKSVSLSINRNQRVRIEAPSIEHLFYNGYLSRNLVVVGCHNLKSLELSYVKICNGFLDDIISRSQSLEVLKIQYCLGISQIETSNLLSLEYIGYQIPELKIAKESSRLKHSKIVLHGNNNLDAAWFSMLRKLLSNPISWSQVLLCFPEYNEIEMRDLQQHHGVASPQVDVLNVNIMRSYGECSTFVDALLWSCNPRRLNLSSTVEMITCFVSRLMYMKNLSPWHSQLKEIKVFDGKNQELQLTSGELASEDRKDVYFLLDW; encoded by the coding sequence ATGGCAGCCACGGCTGACATATTCCCTGAATCTGTGATTCACAAAATACTCTGTTATCTTAGTTATGGCGAAGCATCCACAATGAGAATTCTCTCAAAAACATGGCTTCAAGCTTGGTCGACTCTTCCCAAGTTAGAATTCTTCGTTGAATATTTCGAAGAAACACAAATAGTGGATGCAATTATGGAGACATACAGGGAAAACAAAATCCCTATTGACAAGTTTGGATTTTCACATAGTTCGAAATTAAATCGTCGTGATCAAGTTTTCCCCCTAATTGATAAGTGGCTCGACACTGCTCTTCAGAATGGGGTAAGAGATATAGTCTATGTAGATTTTCTCTGTTCAGTTAGATTATATCCTTTTCCTATTTCTAATGTCTTGGCAGCAAATTCTTTAAGAGAATTGGATCTGAAAGGTTGTGACATTGTGCATTTTTCGCCATCTACTGGGTTCGCGAATTGTCATTCTTTGAGAAAGCTTTCTCTATCTTATATATTTGTAAGCAAAAAATTGCTTCAGACTTTACTTAATAGTTGTCCGTTCATTGAATCTTTTACCCTTGATCGTTGTTCGGGGTTGGTAAAGATTGAACTTATGAATCTTCAAAAGCTCAAGTCAGTTTCCCTATCAATAAATAGAAACCAACGTGTGAGAATCGAAGCACCAAGCATTGAACACTTGTTTTACAATGGTTATTTATCGAGAAATTTGGTTGTTGTTGGATGTCATAATCTGAAATCTTTAGAGCTATCATATGTGAAGATATGTAATGGATTTCTCGATGACATTATTTCTAGATCGCAATCCCTAGAAGTATTGAAGATTCAGTATTGTTTGGGTATAAGCCAGATTGAAACTTCGAATTTGTTATCACTTGAGTATATAGGATATCAAATTCCTGAACTTAAAATTGCGAAAGAGTCAAGTCGATTGAAGCACTCAAAAATAGTTCTTCATGGCAACAACAATTTAGATGCGGCATGGTTTAGTATGTTGAGAAAGCTTCTATCAAATCCGATCTCTTGGTCCCAAGTTCTCCTCTGTTTTCCCGAATACAATGAGATTGAGATGAGAGATTTGCAGCAGCATCACGGAGTTGCTAGCCCCCAAGTGGACGTTTTAAATGTCAACATTATGAGGTCATATGGGGAGTGTTCAACGTTTGTGGATGCTTTGCTATGGAGTTGTAATCCTAGGAGACTCAACCTATCATCAACGGTTGAAATGATAACATGTTTCGTTAGTCGTTTGATGTATATGAAGAATCTTAGTCCTTGGCATAgtcaattgaaagaaataaaagtgTTTGATGGGAAAAATCAAGAGCTGCAACTCACAAGTGGGGAACTGGCTTCGGAGGACAGGAAGGacgtttattttttattagattgGTAA
- the LOC114074087 gene encoding F-box/FBD/LRR-repeat protein At2g26030-like: MGTADMLPVCLIRKILCYLSYREASRMRILSKTWLLAWLDLPNLEFSGKSIAIVDNIMERYRDGNIPIDKFEFDNSKKPDRISALIDKWLGIALQNGVRHLVYRDVTHSKIYPFPIFKFLEANYLGELVLMGCDLMHVSLSSTSHVVTCHSLRKLSLSRVRLDKNMLQTILSSCPFIVDLIIRNCSRLKNVELRNLPMIKSLAIDIDHPVRIDAPTLEHLYYSSFCLNKLSIDKYKNLKSLEISCTKISDMYLNRLIFRPYCLEKLVLANISLGRFNICRCRSLKVLKIHNCKNIGAIYAPNLVLLEYKGDDIPQLEVALESRQLKQSQMILYPLFNVDAAWFCQLRQSLSDSISWSQVTIYFHKYEEINMNYLHMQYFRDAIPKVDVLDVNFLKPTGECLTFVDALLWSCRPKKLNLQSTSEMFICFMDCLMHMKSLRRALIHDISCLMHMKNLRRALFHERRGQLKELKAYKFDQRNESWHPVEHKREELSIRTVSTLEKYFFLLDW, from the coding sequence ATGGGGACTGCTGACATGTTGCCTGTATGCCTCATTCGCAAAATACTCTGTTATCTTAGTTATCGAGAAGCATCCCGGATGAGAATTCTCTCCAAAACATGGCTATTAGCCTGGTTGGATCTTCCCAACTTGGAATTCTCAGGGAAAAGCATAGCAATAGTGGATAATATCATGGAGAGATATAGGGACGGAAATATTCCTATtgacaaatttgaatttgacaaCTCTAAAAAACCTGATCGTATTTCTGCTCTGATTGATAAATGGCTCGGCATTGCTCTTCAAAATGGTGTTAGACATCTGGTGTATAGAGATGTTACACATTCAAAAATATACCCTTTTCCTATTTTCAAATTCTTGGAAGCAAATTATTTAGGAGAACTAGTCCTGATGGGTTGTGATCTGATGCATGTTTCGTTATCGAGTACTAGTCATGTTGTGACGTGTCATTCTTTGAGAAAGCTTTCTCTATCTCGTGTACGATTAGATAAGAACATGCTTCAGACTATACTCTCTAGTTGTCCCTTCATTGTTGATTTAATCATCAGGAATTGTAGTCGGCTGAAAAATGTTGAGCTCCGGAATCTTCCTATGATCAAGTCACTTGCCATTGATATTGACCATCCCGTTAGAATCGATGCACCAACTCTTGAACACTTGTATTATTCTAGTTTTTGTTTGAATAAATTGagtattgataaatataagaaTCTGAAATCTTTAGAGATATCATGTACGAAGATATCTGATATGTATCTGAACCGCCTTATCTTCAGACCTTACTGCCTCGAGAAATTGGTATTAGCTAACATTTCTTTAGGAAGGTTTAACATTTGCAGGTGTCGATCCTTAAAGGTGTTAAAGATTCATAATTGCAAGAACATCGGAGCAATTTATGCTCCAAATTTGGTTTTGTTGGAGTATAAAGGAGATGATATTCCTCAGCTTGAAGTTGCACTAGAATCAAGACAATTGAAGCAGTCACAAATGATTCTTTATCCCTTGTTCAATGTAGACGCGGCATGGTTTTGTCAGCTGAGGCAATCTCTATCAGATTCGATCTCTTGGTCTCAAGTTACCATTTATTTTCACAAATACGAGGAGATCAACATGAATTATTTGCATATGCAGTACTTTAGAGATGCTATCCCCAAAGTGGACGTTTTAGATGTAAACTTTTTAAAGCCAACTGGGGAGTGCTTGACGTTTGTGGATGCCTTGCTCTGGAGTTGTCGTCCCAAGAAACTCAACTTACAATCAACAAGTGAAATGTTCATATGTTTCATGGATTGTTTGATGCATATGAAGAGTTTGAGACGAGCTCTTATTCATGATATTAGTTGTTTGATGCATATGAAGAATTTGAGACGCGCTCTTTTTCATGAAAGGCGCGGTCAATTAAAAGAGTTAAAAGCCTACAAATTTGATCAGAGAAATGAGAGTTGGCATCCTGTAGAACACAAAAGAGAAGAGCTCTCAATAAGGACCGTTAGCACGTTGgagaaatatttctttttattagatTGGTGA